In the Tautonia plasticadhaerens genome, one interval contains:
- a CDS encoding replication initiator protein A: MGAQIAMDELVDSLFPDIPPTELQTISGRDEMNLAEFPITLLSDRAPKGQKAIKFQDEVFDERRGKLITRKVVIEGSEEYGLPTAVDDEVILALLQIAKQTNDFGSREVLFTRLQLIQMLGWPNDGRNYRRIVLSLQRIASITLHYENAWWDKRRRAWTTRTFHIIDNVEINDSRSAQQELFPSFSRIVWNEVVFDSFQAGFLKGLDYALCVRMKLSTSKRIYRFLDKRFYHRPDWTFELKDFAYEHVGLSRRYEGNAHIVRKLQPALDELTGLGFLEPLPDSERYLRDGKDWKIRLVRKQLDPGRAKAPAKEPPSPLVAELVVRGVTEVTAAELVRSHLAEAVTEKLEVFDWMVANGDRRLQRSPAGYLVDSIRKRYSPPKGFVSKAERDRREAEERERARCEAEERERKRLEQARLAAERSKVAAYWEGLGPVERAALESEALEQADAALAESLLTSCGTPLESMARRLIREAHIRRLLGLPAAEAG; this comes from the coding sequence ATGGGGGCGCAGATAGCGATGGACGAGCTGGTCGACTCGCTGTTCCCGGACATTCCCCCCACGGAATTGCAGACCATCAGCGGCCGGGACGAAATGAACCTGGCTGAGTTTCCGATCACGTTGCTGAGCGACCGCGCGCCGAAGGGGCAGAAGGCCATCAAGTTCCAGGACGAGGTCTTCGACGAGCGACGCGGTAAGCTGATCACCCGCAAAGTTGTCATCGAGGGGTCCGAGGAATACGGCCTGCCGACGGCCGTCGACGACGAGGTCATCCTGGCCCTGCTGCAGATCGCCAAGCAGACCAACGACTTCGGCAGCCGCGAGGTCCTCTTCACCCGGCTGCAACTGATCCAAATGCTGGGCTGGCCCAACGACGGCCGCAACTACCGGCGGATCGTCCTGTCGCTGCAGCGGATCGCCAGCATCACGCTGCACTACGAGAACGCCTGGTGGGACAAGCGCCGCCGGGCCTGGACGACGCGAACGTTTCACATCATCGACAACGTCGAAATCAATGACAGCCGCTCGGCCCAACAGGAACTCTTCCCCTCCTTCTCGCGGATCGTCTGGAACGAGGTCGTCTTCGACAGCTTCCAGGCTGGCTTCCTCAAGGGGCTCGACTACGCGTTGTGCGTGCGGATGAAGCTCTCGACGTCGAAGCGGATCTACCGGTTCCTCGACAAGCGGTTCTACCACCGGCCCGACTGGACCTTCGAGTTGAAGGACTTCGCCTACGAGCACGTCGGCCTCAGCCGGCGCTACGAGGGCAACGCCCACATCGTCCGCAAGCTGCAGCCGGCCCTCGACGAGCTGACAGGACTGGGCTTCCTTGAGCCCCTTCCCGACTCGGAGCGGTACCTGCGCGACGGCAAGGATTGGAAGATCCGCCTGGTCAGGAAGCAGCTCGACCCGGGGCGGGCGAAGGCGCCAGCGAAGGAGCCCCCGTCGCCGCTGGTGGCCGAGCTGGTCGTCCGCGGCGTCACCGAGGTGACGGCCGCCGAGCTGGTCCGGTCCCACCTGGCCGAGGCCGTCACCGAGAAGCTCGAGGTCTTCGACTGGATGGTTGCCAACGGCGACCGCCGCCTCCAGCGCAGCCCGGCCGGCTACCTCGTCGACTCGATCCGCAAGCGGTACTCGCCCCCCAAGGGCTTCGTCTCGAAGGCCGAGCGAGACCGCCGCGAGGCCGAAGAACGCGAGAGGGCCCGATGCGAAGCCGAGGAGCGCGAGCGGAAGCGGTTGGAGCAGGCCCGGCTGGCCGCCGAGCGATCAAAGGTCGCTGCCTACTGGGAGGGCCTCGGCCCGGTCGAGCGGGCCGCCCTGGAGTCCGAGGCCCTGGAACAGGCCGACGCCGCTCTGGCCGAGTCGCTGCTCACGAGCTGCGGCACGCCGCTGGAGTCGATGGCCCGTCGCCTCATCCGCGAGGCTCACATCCGACGCCTCCTCGGACTGCCCGCCGCCGAGGCCGGCTGA
- a CDS encoding IS5 family transposase has protein sequence MSQTRTPRRTRRSRKSFARQATMRAVYRIRNWREYDQALVRRGSLTVWVDQGALDAWHYQGPNQWGGQFVYSDAAIRCLLTLRAVSHLPLRATQGMAASIFELMGLDLDVPHYSTLSRRAAEVAVDLARRGKGPLHLVLDSTGLKVYGEGEWKVRKHGYSRRRTWRKLHLAIDAQTHEVQAVMVTEAGVDDAEMAEPLLKPIDREIAAAAGDGAYDKRKVYRVLEPRTGRILIPPRGNARIWKHGNTSGPPLARDENLRAIRRSGRNAWKRESGYHMRSLAETGVCRLKVIFGDHLASRRPERQATEGAIRGRALNIMTRLGMPQSVRVA, from the coding sequence ATGAGCCAGACCCGCACCCCCCGCCGCACTCGTCGTTCTCGCAAGTCGTTCGCTCGCCAGGCCACCATGAGGGCCGTCTACCGCATCCGCAACTGGCGGGAGTACGACCAGGCCCTCGTCCGGCGTGGCTCGCTGACCGTCTGGGTCGATCAAGGAGCCCTCGACGCCTGGCATTACCAGGGTCCGAATCAATGGGGAGGGCAGTTCGTCTACAGCGATGCGGCCATCCGGTGCCTGCTGACGCTCCGGGCCGTCTCCCACCTGCCCCTGCGGGCCACGCAGGGCATGGCCGCCTCGATCTTCGAACTGATGGGCCTGGACCTCGACGTGCCTCACTACAGCACCCTCTCCCGCCGGGCCGCCGAGGTGGCGGTGGACTTGGCCCGCAGGGGCAAGGGGCCGCTGCATCTGGTCCTCGATAGCACCGGGCTGAAGGTCTACGGCGAGGGGGAGTGGAAGGTCCGCAAGCACGGCTACTCCAGGCGGCGGACCTGGCGGAAGCTGCATCTGGCCATCGACGCCCAGACCCACGAGGTCCAGGCGGTGATGGTGACCGAGGCCGGGGTCGATGACGCCGAGATGGCCGAGCCGCTGCTCAAGCCGATCGACCGGGAGATCGCCGCTGCGGCGGGCGACGGGGCCTACGACAAGCGGAAGGTGTATCGGGTCCTGGAGCCCCGCACGGGTCGCATCCTGATCCCGCCGAGGGGCAACGCCCGGATCTGGAAGCACGGCAACACCTCCGGTCCGCCGCTGGCCCGTGACGAGAACTTGCGGGCCATCCGGCGGTCCGGTCGCAACGCGTGGAAGCGGGAGTCCGGCTACCACATGAGGTCGTTGGCCGAGACGGGGGTCTGCCGGCTGAAGGTGATCTTCGGCGATCATCTGGCTAGCCGGAGGCCGGAACGCCAGGCGACCGAGGGTGCGATCCGGGGCCGGGCGTTGAACATCATGACCCGCCTCGGGATGCCGCAGAGCGTGCGGGTGGCGTAG
- a CDS encoding HPr family phosphocarrier protein codes for MPDGHDVAIARRPIVIGNADGLHLRAATLFACLAGRFASEVRVHRDGRAADGKSILDLATLAAGCGTRLNLEARGPDAEAALAALAGLVSARFHEGSNSCPEWAGRLAQEKLNKL; via the coding sequence ATGCCCGATGGCCACGACGTGGCCATCGCTCGCCGCCCGATTGTGATCGGCAACGCCGATGGCCTGCACCTGAGGGCCGCGACCCTCTTCGCCTGCCTGGCCGGGCGGTTCGCGTCCGAGGTCCGCGTCCATCGCGACGGCCGGGCGGCCGACGGCAAGAGCATCCTGGACCTCGCGACGCTCGCCGCCGGATGCGGCACTCGTCTCAACCTGGAAGCCCGCGGGCCGGATGCCGAGGCGGCCCTCGCGGCGTTGGCCGGGCTCGTCTCGGCCCGATTCCACGAGGGGAGCAATTCATGCCCCGAGTGGGCGGGACGCTTGGCACAGGAAAAGCTCAATAAATTATAG